In one Corynebacterium bovis DSM 20582 = CIP 54.80 genomic region, the following are encoded:
- a CDS encoding FAD-dependent oxidoreductase translates to MFRPLDINGMRLPNRTVMGSMHTGLEDRLWDADALGAFMAERARGGVGLIVTGGIAPSRTGQLLPFAAKMTNGVDVRHHRRVTSAVHAAGGRVCMQILHAGRYGATPLKVAPGSEPSPIHPFRHLRMTDGMIRHVIRSYGRAAALAREAGYDAVEIMGGEGYLVNQFLCPRTNDRTDGWGGSTRNRQRFLVEVIDEIRRCVPADFPVLLRQSVADLVEGGQTWDEVALMARRAEAHGVDAINTDIGWHEATVPTIVTSVPRAAFVRFTERLRDEVDIPLIASNRINTPEVAEEILARGLVDAVSMARPLLADPAFVDKAREGRADEINTCIACNQACLDHAFVGKKVSCLVNPRAGRETTLTLTPARRPRTVVVVGAGPAGLAAAVTAAECGHRVHLVEAGEDIGGQFSLAARIPGKEEFAETLRYFRRRLDVLGVTVTLGRRLTGDDVARWGEATGAVGTAGAAGTEAGAGTAGTGATGTATPADRDDALPATVDHVIVATGVTPRVPSIPGVDHPRVMTYADCVAGVREPGRSVAVLGAGGIGFDVAEFLTTDRSPTLDLAEWEREWGVTDDPAAPGAVTRPAVSPSPRDVVMIQRSPGRQGRTLNKTTGWVHKAAVRKKGVEQIVGATYDRIDDAGLHLSFRDDDGTVRDRRVLDVESIVLCTGQEPVRDLVTPLTEAGVPVTVIGGADVAAELDAKRAILQGTQAALAVH, encoded by the coding sequence ATGTTCCGCCCCCTGGACATCAACGGGATGCGCCTGCCCAACCGGACCGTCATGGGCTCGATGCACACGGGCCTCGAGGACCGCCTGTGGGACGCCGACGCGCTCGGCGCGTTCATGGCGGAGCGGGCGCGCGGGGGCGTCGGCCTCATCGTCACCGGCGGCATCGCCCCGAGCCGCACCGGGCAGCTCCTCCCCTTCGCGGCGAAGATGACCAACGGCGTCGACGTCCGGCACCACCGTCGGGTCACCTCCGCGGTGCACGCCGCCGGGGGGCGCGTGTGCATGCAGATCCTCCACGCCGGGCGCTACGGGGCCACCCCGCTCAAGGTCGCCCCCGGCAGTGAGCCGTCTCCCATCCACCCGTTCCGGCACCTGCGGATGACCGACGGGATGATCCGGCACGTCATCCGCAGCTACGGGCGGGCGGCGGCGCTCGCCCGGGAGGCCGGCTACGACGCCGTGGAGATCATGGGCGGCGAGGGGTACCTCGTCAACCAGTTCCTCTGCCCGCGGACGAACGACCGGACCGACGGCTGGGGCGGGTCGACGCGCAACCGCCAGCGGTTCCTCGTCGAGGTCATCGACGAGATCCGCCGGTGCGTGCCCGCGGACTTCCCGGTGCTGCTGCGGCAGTCCGTCGCCGACCTCGTCGAGGGCGGGCAGACGTGGGACGAGGTCGCCCTCATGGCCCGCCGGGCCGAGGCGCACGGCGTCGACGCGATCAACACGGACATCGGCTGGCACGAGGCGACCGTCCCGACGATCGTCACGTCCGTCCCGCGGGCGGCGTTCGTCCGGTTCACCGAGCGGCTGCGCGACGAGGTGGACATCCCGCTCATCGCCTCCAACCGGATCAACACCCCGGAGGTGGCCGAGGAGATCCTCGCCCGCGGGCTCGTCGACGCCGTGTCGATGGCCCGCCCGCTGCTCGCGGACCCGGCGTTCGTCGACAAGGCCCGGGAGGGGCGGGCCGACGAGATCAACACGTGTATCGCGTGCAACCAGGCGTGCCTCGACCACGCGTTCGTCGGGAAGAAGGTGTCGTGCCTCGTCAACCCGCGGGCCGGGCGGGAGACGACGCTCACCCTCACCCCGGCCCGGCGGCCGCGCACGGTGGTCGTCGTCGGTGCCGGGCCCGCCGGGCTCGCCGCGGCGGTGACGGCGGCGGAGTGCGGGCACCGGGTGCACCTCGTGGAGGCCGGGGAGGACATCGGGGGCCAGTTCTCGCTCGCCGCCCGGATCCCCGGCAAGGAGGAGTTCGCCGAGACGCTGCGGTACTTCCGCCGGCGGCTCGACGTGCTCGGGGTGACGGTCACGCTCGGCCGGCGGCTGACCGGGGACGACGTCGCGCGGTGGGGTGAGGCGACGGGCGCGGTCGGCACGGCAGGCGCGGCGGGCACAGAGGCCGGGGCCGGCACGGCGGGCACCGGCGCGACGGGCACGGCGACCCCGGCCGACCGGGACGACGCACTCCCCGCGACGGTCGACCACGTCATCGTCGCCACCGGGGTCACGCCCCGGGTCCCCTCCATCCCGGGGGTCGACCACCCCCGCGTCATGACGTACGCGGACTGCGTCGCGGGCGTCCGCGAACCCGGCCGCTCGGTCGCGGTGCTCGGGGCCGGGGGCATCGGCTTCGACGTCGCGGAGTTCCTCACGACGGACCGGTCCCCGACCCTGGACCTCGCGGAGTGGGAGCGCGAGTGGGGCGTGACCGACGACCCCGCCGCACCCGGCGCGGTCACCCGGCCGGCGGTGTCCCCGTCCCCGCGTGACGTCGTCATGATCCAGCGCAGTCCGGGCCGGCAGGGCCGGACGCTGAACAAGACCACCGGCTGGGTGCACAAGGCGGCGGTGCGGAAGAAGGGGGTGGAGCAGATCGTCGGCGCGACGTACGACCGGATCGACGACGCCGGGCTGCACCTGTCGTTCCGGGACGACGACGGCACCGTCCGCGACCGGCGGGTCCTCGACGTCGAGTCGATCGTCCTGTGCACCGGCCAGGAACCGGTGCGGGACCTCGTCACCCCGCTCACGGAGGCCGGCGTGCCCGTGACGGTCATCGGCGGGGCGGACGTCGCGGCGGAGCTCGACGCGAAGCGGGCGATCCTCCAGGGCACGCAGGCGGCTCTCGCCGTCCACTGA
- a CDS encoding alkaline phosphatase D family protein, with protein MTDQTPSSATAPTTGSAPAATTTSATVTGPTETTDTTDTTVPTTATSAPSATGPASTPPTTAPSPVRPLTRRALLTGLGAGAGLVAAAGTAQALGLPLGSLAGSSVGSSRGPAAGLLPDRPSVTHGVASGDVSADGALIWARADRPARMIVETSADPSFSRTRVFRGRDVLGPGSDGTGRLRVAGLRPGRDRDVHYRVILEDAETGLRSDPVTGVFRTAPTTPSTVRIHWSGDVAGQGFGINPDVGGMFCWSTMADRSPDLFIHSGDTVYADGPIGDSTTLPDGRVWRNVTTEAKSAVAQTLDQFRGQHAYNLLDDNYRRFNSRVAQVVQWDDHETVNNWYPGEVLDNPAYTVRDVDTLAARGFQAFHEWQPLDRRRAVDGRVYRRIAYGPLVDVFVLDMRSYKDANPLTSPTATAPGHILGDAQTEWLIREVNASTATWKLIANDLPLGIVVPDGESDREGVANGGPGAPVGREAEIGRVLSGIRDVPNVVWLTADVHYTAAHHYSPDRAAFQDFSPFWEFVSGPLNAGGFGPNDMDPTFGPEVVYVHAPGKDHANSSPLDDFQHFGEIEVDGDSRELTVRLFTTRGTELWGTTLRPR; from the coding sequence ATGACCGACCAGACGCCCTCCTCCGCGACCGCACCGACCACCGGCAGCGCACCCGCCGCCACGACCACCTCGGCCACCGTGACCGGACCGACCGAGACGACCGACACCACCGACACGACCGTCCCCACCACCGCCACATCCGCACCGTCCGCCACAGGGCCCGCGTCCACACCTCCGACGACTGCACCGTCCCCCGTCCGGCCCCTGACCCGCCGCGCCCTCCTCACCGGCCTCGGCGCCGGGGCCGGACTCGTCGCCGCCGCGGGGACCGCCCAGGCGCTCGGGCTGCCCCTCGGCTCCCTCGCCGGGTCGTCCGTCGGCTCCTCCCGGGGCCCGGCCGCCGGGCTGCTCCCGGACCGCCCGTCGGTCACGCACGGCGTGGCCAGCGGCGACGTCTCCGCCGACGGGGCGCTCATCTGGGCCCGCGCCGACCGCCCGGCGCGGATGATCGTCGAGACCTCGGCGGACCCGTCGTTCTCGCGCACCCGGGTCTTCCGCGGCCGGGACGTCCTCGGCCCGGGCTCGGACGGCACGGGGCGGCTGCGGGTCGCCGGGCTGCGCCCGGGACGGGACCGGGACGTCCACTACCGCGTCATCCTCGAGGACGCGGAGACCGGGCTGCGGTCGGACCCGGTGACGGGCGTGTTCCGCACCGCGCCGACGACCCCGTCCACCGTCCGCATCCACTGGTCCGGTGACGTCGCCGGCCAGGGCTTCGGCATCAACCCGGACGTCGGCGGGATGTTCTGCTGGTCGACGATGGCCGACCGCTCCCCGGACCTGTTCATCCACTCGGGCGACACGGTGTACGCGGACGGCCCGATCGGGGACTCCACGACGCTGCCGGACGGCCGGGTGTGGCGCAACGTCACGACCGAGGCGAAGTCGGCCGTCGCCCAGACCCTCGACCAGTTCCGCGGCCAGCACGCGTACAACCTCCTCGACGACAACTACCGGCGGTTCAACTCCCGCGTCGCCCAGGTCGTGCAGTGGGACGACCACGAGACGGTGAACAACTGGTACCCGGGTGAGGTGCTGGACAACCCGGCGTACACGGTGCGCGACGTCGACACCCTCGCGGCGCGGGGGTTCCAGGCGTTCCACGAGTGGCAGCCGCTCGACCGGCGGCGCGCGGTCGACGGCCGGGTGTACCGGCGGATCGCGTACGGCCCGCTGGTCGACGTCTTCGTCCTCGACATGCGCAGCTACAAGGACGCCAACCCGTTGACGAGCCCGACGGCCACCGCGCCCGGGCACATCCTCGGCGACGCGCAGACGGAGTGGCTCATCCGCGAGGTCAACGCCTCGACGGCGACGTGGAAGCTCATCGCCAACGACCTCCCGCTGGGCATCGTCGTCCCCGACGGCGAGTCCGACCGCGAGGGTGTGGCGAACGGCGGGCCCGGCGCGCCCGTCGGCCGGGAGGCGGAGATCGGCCGGGTGCTGTCGGGCATCCGGGACGTGCCGAACGTGGTGTGGCTGACGGCGGACGTGCACTACACCGCGGCGCACCACTACTCGCCGGACCGGGCGGCCTTCCAGGACTTCTCCCCGTTCTGGGAGTTCGTCTCCGGGCCGCTCAACGCCGGCGGGTTCGGGCCGAACGACATGGACCCGACGTTCGGCCCGGAGGTGGTGTACGTCCACGCGCCGGGGAAGGACCACGCGAACTCGTCGCCGTTGGACGACTTCCAGCACTTCGGCGAGATCGAGGTCGACGGCGACAGCCGGGAGCTCACCGTGCGCCTGTTCACGACCCGGGGCACGGAACTGTGGGGGACGACGCTGCGACCCCGGTGA
- a CDS encoding fumarylacetoacetate hydrolase family protein, giving the protein MRIARIAHPEGMCFAVLEGGLPDGDGATCREISGHPFGDPDFTGRSWPVSDVRLLSPILPSKVVAVGRNYADHVEEVFKKGAEHLPPTIFLKPPTAVIGPEAPIRIPEWATRVEFEGELAIVIGKPCKDVKRQNWKDVVLGFTIVNDVSSRDLQFADGQWARAKGLDSFCPLGPWIETAVDSLDIDNLPIKAHLTHDGDTETKQDSNSDQMIKDIPEIVEWVSSAFTLLPGDVICTGSPAGTAEMVPGDRIAIEIPGLGTLANPVTGY; this is encoded by the coding sequence ATGCGTATCGCCCGTATTGCCCATCCCGAAGGTATGTGTTTCGCCGTGCTCGAGGGCGGACTGCCCGACGGGGACGGCGCCACCTGCCGTGAGATCAGCGGCCACCCCTTCGGTGACCCGGACTTCACCGGCCGGAGCTGGCCCGTCTCCGACGTCCGGCTGCTGTCGCCGATCCTGCCCTCGAAGGTCGTCGCCGTCGGCCGGAACTACGCCGACCACGTCGAGGAGGTCTTCAAGAAGGGCGCCGAGCACCTCCCGCCGACGATCTTCCTCAAGCCCCCGACAGCCGTCATCGGCCCGGAGGCGCCCATCCGCATCCCGGAGTGGGCGACGCGGGTGGAGTTCGAGGGTGAGCTGGCCATCGTCATCGGCAAGCCCTGCAAGGACGTCAAGCGGCAGAACTGGAAGGACGTCGTCCTCGGCTTCACCATCGTCAACGACGTCTCGTCCCGTGACCTCCAGTTCGCCGACGGGCAGTGGGCGCGGGCGAAGGGCCTGGACAGCTTCTGCCCCCTCGGCCCGTGGATCGAGACGGCCGTCGACTCCCTCGACATCGACAACCTGCCGATCAAGGCGCACCTCACGCACGACGGCGACACCGAGACCAAGCAGGACTCGAACTCGGACCAGATGATCAAGGACATCCCGGAGATCGTCGAGTGGGTCAGCTCGGCGTTCACCCTCCTGCCCGGCGACGTCATCTGCACCGGGTCACCGGCCGGGACCGCGGAGATGGTGCCCGGCGACCGGATCGCGATCGAGATCCCGGGGCTCGGGACGCTCGCGAACCCCGTCACCGGGTACTGA
- a CDS encoding isochorismate synthase has translation MSIPRRPATAPDFLLSRATGSIRTQGTRTTFPDAFEAATALRNGDVDLVVGAVPFDTSLRAALVEPERVITSEGPLEPPAFFRGREVAEQLEVADVTPLTTPQEHQANVAAALRTIGRTTLEKVVLARAVDVTYAREFDPLLVAARMIDLSAACDGYAMDLGATGHSDDAGTMFMGSSPEMLIRRQGRTVTALPLAGSAPTVPDPVENRRIGEALRGSTKDLREHRYVVDHYRRILGGVCSSLSIPDRPGLTETNEMWHLGTPVRGTLRDDGFSALDLALMLHPTPAVGGTPTDDALGIINQIEHPRRFYAGFVGWCDSSGDGEYMVSLRGCEIGGQVARAWAGGGIVAWSSPGAEAAETTAKFQTALRALNVPAAMRSV, from the coding sequence GTGAGCATTCCCCGGCGTCCCGCCACCGCACCTGACTTTCTCCTGTCACGTGCGACCGGCAGCATACGCACGCAGGGGACCCGCACCACGTTCCCCGACGCCTTCGAGGCCGCCACCGCCCTCCGCAACGGTGACGTCGACCTCGTCGTCGGCGCGGTCCCCTTCGACACGTCGCTGCGCGCGGCCCTCGTCGAACCTGAACGTGTCATCACCTCCGAGGGGCCGCTGGAGCCCCCGGCGTTCTTCCGCGGCCGCGAGGTCGCCGAACAACTCGAGGTCGCCGACGTCACGCCGTTGACGACCCCCCAGGAACACCAGGCGAACGTCGCCGCCGCGCTCCGCACCATCGGCCGGACGACACTGGAGAAGGTCGTCCTCGCCCGCGCCGTCGACGTCACCTACGCGCGGGAGTTCGACCCGCTCCTCGTCGCCGCGCGGATGATCGACCTCTCCGCCGCCTGCGACGGTTACGCGATGGACCTCGGTGCGACGGGCCACTCCGACGACGCCGGCACGATGTTCATGGGGTCGTCCCCCGAGATGCTCATCCGCCGCCAGGGGCGCACGGTGACCGCCCTGCCGCTGGCCGGGTCGGCACCCACCGTGCCCGACCCCGTCGAGAACCGTCGGATCGGCGAGGCCCTCCGGGGGTCGACGAAGGACCTCCGCGAGCACCGGTACGTCGTCGACCACTACCGCCGCATCCTCGGCGGGGTGTGCAGCAGCCTCTCCATCCCCGACCGGCCCGGGCTGACGGAGACGAACGAGATGTGGCACCTGGGCACGCCGGTGCGGGGCACGTTGCGGGACGACGGCTTCTCCGCGCTCGACCTCGCGCTCATGCTGCACCCGACCCCCGCCGTCGGCGGCACCCCGACCGACGACGCGCTCGGGATCATCAACCAGATCGAGCACCCGCGCCGGTTCTACGCGGGGTTCGTCGGCTGGTGCGACAGCTCCGGCGACGGGGAGTACATGGTGTCCCTCCGCGGCTGCGAGATCGGCGGGCAGGTCGCCCGGGCGTGGGCGGGCGGCGGCATCGTCGCCTGGTCCTCGCCCGGGGCCGAGGCGGCGGAGACGACGGCGAAGTTCCAGACCGCCCTCCGCGCGCTCAACGTGCCCGCGGCCATGCGCTCGGTGTGA
- the gltX gene encoding glutamate--tRNA ligase gives MTHVRVRFCPSPTGTPHVGLVRTALFNWAYARHTGGSLVFRIEDTDAARDSEESYEAIVESLRWLGLDWDEGVREVGGDHGPYRQSQRGAIYQDVLSRLKEAGEIYPSYSTAEEVEERHRAAGRDPKLGYDNADRDLTAEQIAAFEAEGRSPVWRLRMPEKTWRWHDLVRRDMEVDGATQPDFVVARSNGQPLYTLVNPVDDALMRITHVLRGEDLLPSTPRQIALYEALQRIGVAESVPVFGHLPFVMGEGNRKLSKRDPESDLFNHREAGIIPEGMINYLSLLGWSLSADRDIFGVDELIREFDVADVKPNPARFDQKKLEAINADHIRMLELPDFTGRLRSYLEEYRDFPADYPAEKFSFAAELVQTRIKTLGDADGLLRFLVTPDNELDLDPKAARKNLKEDAAEVLTAAVEELEALPEDEFLTDAIQSALTTRLIDGMELKPRKAFGALRVAVSGAAVSPPLFESMELLGKASTLARLHAALAVTPYTDGE, from the coding sequence ATGACTCACGTTCGCGTCCGATTCTGCCCGTCCCCGACCGGTACCCCGCACGTCGGCCTGGTCCGCACCGCCCTGTTCAACTGGGCGTACGCCCGGCACACCGGGGGAAGCCTCGTGTTCCGCATCGAAGACACCGACGCCGCCCGGGACAGTGAGGAGTCCTACGAGGCGATCGTCGAGTCCCTCCGGTGGCTCGGCCTGGACTGGGACGAGGGGGTCCGCGAGGTCGGCGGCGACCACGGCCCGTACCGGCAGTCGCAGCGTGGCGCGATCTACCAGGATGTCCTGTCCCGGCTGAAGGAGGCGGGGGAGATCTACCCGTCGTACTCGACGGCCGAGGAGGTCGAGGAGCGGCACCGGGCGGCGGGCCGGGACCCGAAGCTCGGCTACGACAACGCGGACCGGGACCTCACCGCCGAGCAGATCGCGGCCTTCGAGGCCGAGGGCCGCTCGCCGGTGTGGCGGCTGCGGATGCCGGAGAAGACCTGGCGGTGGCACGACCTCGTGCGGCGGGACATGGAGGTCGACGGCGCGACCCAGCCGGACTTCGTCGTCGCCCGGTCGAACGGTCAGCCGCTGTACACGCTCGTCAACCCCGTCGACGACGCCCTCATGCGCATCACCCACGTGCTGCGCGGCGAGGACCTGCTGCCGTCGACCCCCCGGCAGATCGCCCTGTACGAGGCGCTGCAGCGGATCGGTGTCGCGGAGTCGGTCCCGGTCTTCGGTCACCTCCCGTTCGTCATGGGGGAGGGGAACCGGAAGCTGTCCAAGCGGGACCCGGAGTCCGACCTGTTCAACCACCGTGAGGCGGGGATCATCCCCGAGGGCATGATCAACTACCTCTCCCTGCTGGGATGGTCGCTGTCCGCGGACCGGGACATCTTCGGGGTCGACGAACTCATCCGCGAGTTCGACGTCGCCGACGTCAAGCCGAACCCCGCGCGCTTCGACCAGAAGAAGCTCGAGGCGATCAACGCCGACCACATCAGGATGCTCGAGCTGCCCGACTTCACCGGTCGGCTGCGGTCCTACCTCGAGGAGTACCGGGACTTCCCGGCGGACTACCCGGCGGAGAAGTTCTCCTTCGCGGCGGAGCTCGTCCAGACGCGCATCAAGACGCTCGGTGACGCCGACGGGCTGCTGCGGTTCCTCGTCACCCCGGACAACGAGCTCGACCTCGACCCGAAGGCGGCGCGGAAGAACCTCAAGGAGGATGCCGCCGAGGTCCTCACCGCCGCCGTCGAGGAGCTGGAGGCCCTGCCGGAGGACGAGTTCCTCACGGACGCGATCCAGTCGGCGCTGACGACGCGGCTCATCGACGGGATGGAGCTGAAGCCGCGGAAGGCCTTCGGCGCGCTGCGCGTCGCCGTGAGCGGGGCGGCCGTGTCGCCGCCCCTGTTCGAGTCGATGGAGCTGCTCGGCAAGGCGTCGACCCTCGCCCGGCTCCACGCGGCGCTGGCCGTGACCCCGTACACCGACGGGGAGTGA
- a CDS encoding YdhK family protein — protein sequence MAHSRSGQGTATTTDGRTAGASSGWRRVTAGAVAVGAVVTLAACSGGDDATSSAAGTSAAATSAAAGTTGDAQGADGMSGMDGMDGMGEMDHRMDGGPAPAGIRPAASPRYPVGSKVTLTAEHMEGMAESEATVVGAFDTTTYAVNYTPVGGGDPVVDHKWVVQEELENPSANPVPDGGEITILADHMDGMKGAHGTVASSTKQTVYMVDYTVAGMTVRNHKWVVEDEMEPRS from the coding sequence ATGGCACACAGCCGGTCAGGTCAGGGCACGGCCACGACGACGGACGGGAGGACGGCAGGGGCGTCGTCCGGGTGGCGTCGGGTGACGGCGGGGGCTGTCGCGGTGGGGGCGGTCGTCACGCTCGCCGCCTGTTCCGGGGGTGACGACGCCACCTCCTCCGCGGCCGGGACGTCCGCGGCGGCGACCTCCGCCGCTGCGGGGACGACGGGCGACGCGCAGGGCGCGGACGGCATGAGCGGGATGGACGGCATGGACGGCATGGGGGAGATGGACCACCGGATGGACGGCGGTCCGGCTCCCGCCGGCATCCGGCCGGCCGCGTCGCCCCGCTACCCGGTGGGCTCGAAGGTCACGCTCACCGCCGAGCACATGGAGGGGATGGCGGAATCGGAGGCGACGGTCGTCGGGGCCTTCGACACGACGACGTACGCCGTCAACTACACGCCCGTGGGCGGAGGGGACCCCGTCGTCGACCACAAGTGGGTCGTCCAGGAGGAGCTGGAGAACCCCTCGGCGAACCCGGTCCCGGACGGAGGGGAGATCACCATCCTCGCCGACCACATGGACGGGATGAAGGGGGCGCACGGCACGGTCGCGTCGTCGACGAAGCAGACCGTCTACATGGTCGACTACACGGTCGCGGGGATGACCGTGCGCAACCACAAGTGGGTCGTGGAGGACGAGATGGAGCCCCGGTCCTGA
- a CDS encoding ClC family H(+)/Cl(-) exchange transporter — protein sequence MSPHARSLTALTALAAVVGALTGLVAATFQRCLEWLGSSRTGLIARMHELATGSPLTAVGLFALSALVCATCAAVAAALVARIEPAAAGSGIPRIEATVSGIAPADRLRILPVKYVGGLLAIGSGLALGREGPLVQMGGSLAVAVNKVARLDREDLRVLIGSGAAAGLATAFSAPIAGGVFVLEELLKRFDVRTSIAALTSSGVGFISARLIVGSEPVLHMPPIPEPRPVNALWIGVVGVVCGLLGVLYNWLVVRCMDLSDRITLPRWAKAAAVGVLVAAIGWFAPQLVGGGDNLTESALAGTGTIPVVIGVLALRYVLGPVSYATNVPGGLFAPMLVLGTHVGLLVGLVAEAVVGATGPSPAAMALTGMAAFFASTVQAPVTGLVLATEMTDQTTMLPPMLGACAISLLVATALRSVPIYERLARRSALTTGGPVEGPVEPPDADGHPGAPPGAGAGTRARRRAR from the coding sequence GTGAGTCCGCACGCCCGGAGCCTGACGGCCCTCACCGCCCTCGCCGCCGTCGTCGGTGCCCTCACCGGCCTCGTCGCGGCGACGTTCCAACGCTGCCTCGAGTGGCTCGGCAGCTCCCGCACGGGCCTCATCGCCCGCATGCACGAGCTCGCCACCGGGTCCCCGCTCACCGCCGTGGGCCTGTTCGCCCTGTCCGCCCTGGTCTGCGCCACGTGCGCCGCCGTCGCCGCGGCCCTCGTCGCGCGCATCGAACCGGCGGCGGCGGGCAGCGGCATCCCCCGGATCGAGGCCACGGTGTCCGGCATCGCACCGGCCGACCGGCTGCGGATCCTCCCCGTGAAGTACGTCGGCGGCCTGCTGGCCATCGGCTCCGGCCTCGCTCTCGGGCGCGAGGGCCCGCTCGTGCAGATGGGCGGGTCGCTCGCCGTCGCCGTGAACAAGGTCGCCCGGCTCGACCGCGAGGATCTCCGTGTCCTCATCGGGTCCGGGGCCGCGGCGGGCCTCGCGACGGCCTTCTCCGCCCCCATCGCCGGCGGCGTGTTCGTCCTCGAGGAGCTCCTGAAGAGGTTCGACGTCCGCACCAGCATCGCGGCGTTGACGTCGTCGGGTGTCGGCTTCATCAGCGCACGCCTCATCGTCGGCTCCGAACCGGTGCTGCACATGCCGCCCATCCCGGAGCCGCGCCCGGTGAACGCGCTGTGGATCGGCGTCGTCGGCGTGGTCTGCGGGCTCCTCGGCGTGCTGTACAACTGGCTCGTCGTGCGCTGCATGGACCTGTCCGACCGCATCACCCTCCCCCGGTGGGCGAAGGCCGCGGCCGTCGGCGTGCTCGTCGCCGCCATCGGCTGGTTCGCCCCGCAGCTCGTCGGCGGCGGTGACAACCTCACCGAGTCCGCGCTCGCCGGGACCGGGACGATCCCCGTCGTCATCGGGGTGCTCGCGTTGCGCTACGTCCTCGGGCCGGTCAGCTACGCGACGAACGTCCCCGGTGGGCTGTTCGCCCCGATGCTCGTCCTCGGCACCCACGTCGGGCTGCTCGTCGGGCTCGTCGCCGAGGCCGTCGTCGGCGCGACGGGCCCGTCCCCTGCGGCGATGGCGCTCACGGGGATGGCGGCGTTCTTCGCCTCCACGGTCCAGGCCCCGGTGACCGGCCTGGTCCTCGCCACGGAGATGACCGACCAGACGACGATGCTGCCGCCCATGCTCGGTGCGTGCGCCATCTCGCTGCTCGTCGCGACGGCGTTGCGGTCCGTGCCGATCTACGAGCGGCTCGCCCGGCGGTCGGCGTTGACGACGGGTGGGCCGGTGGAGGGGCCCGTCGAACCCCCGGACGCCGACGGTCACCCCGGGGCCCCGCCGGGTGCCGGGGCCGGGACCCGGGCACGACGTCGCGCGCGGTGA
- a CDS encoding IclR family transcriptional regulator produces MHSGSRDAPTADHPDGAAATGPTGTGDTTASSPSPAASPTPAASTAPAASTQSASQSSSKTSSGIQVLDRALHILTVVAHRPCTLSELCEATSLPRATAHRIAVALEKHRLVTRLDDGQWTSGPALLELAPTSRNLLEDAAERVLPSLMQKTGESVQLYKLSGIDRVCIAASEPAAGLRDTVPVGARMTLTAGSAAKVLVAFGPPALVDDVIDGAVYTRNDLATVRRVRLAESSSEREAGLASASVPVTDSTGAVVAALSISGPVERMGPSPGARYRVALHEAADVLRTYLG; encoded by the coding sequence GTGCACTCCGGCTCCCGGGACGCGCCGACCGCCGACCACCCCGACGGAGCAGCCGCCACCGGACCCACCGGGACCGGCGACACCACCGCGTCGTCCCCGTCCCCCGCGGCATCGCCGACGCCCGCCGCGTCCACGGCCCCCGCGGCGTCCACGCAGTCCGCGTCGCAGTCCTCCTCGAAGACGAGCAGCGGCATCCAGGTCCTCGACCGGGCCCTCCACATCCTCACCGTCGTCGCCCACCGCCCGTGCACCCTCTCCGAGCTGTGCGAGGCCACCTCCCTCCCCCGCGCGACGGCACACCGCATCGCCGTCGCCCTGGAGAAGCACCGCCTCGTCACCCGGCTCGACGACGGCCAGTGGACCTCCGGGCCCGCCCTGCTCGAACTCGCCCCCACCTCCCGCAACCTCCTCGAGGACGCCGCCGAACGCGTGCTGCCCTCGCTCATGCAGAAGACCGGCGAGTCGGTGCAGCTCTACAAGCTGTCCGGCATCGACCGCGTGTGCATCGCCGCGTCGGAGCCGGCGGCGGGGCTGCGGGACACGGTGCCCGTCGGGGCCCGGATGACGCTCACCGCGGGCTCCGCGGCGAAGGTGCTCGTCGCCTTCGGGCCGCCGGCGCTCGTCGACGACGTCATCGACGGTGCGGTCTACACGCGCAACGACCTCGCCACCGTGCGCCGGGTGCGGCTGGCGGAGTCGTCGAGCGAGCGCGAGGCCGGCCTGGCCAGCGCGTCGGTGCCGGTGACGGACTCCACCGGGGCCGTCGTCGCCGCCCTGTCCATCTCCGGCCCGGTCGAACGCATGGGGCCGTCGCCGGGGGCGCGGTACCGCGTCGCCCTCCACGAGGCGGCCGACGTCCTGCGCACCTACCTGGGCTGA